The DNA region CCGTGCCAGCGGTCCTCGGTGCGCAGTACCCAGTCTTCGCGCTCGGCCATGCCTTCTTCCGACAGGTAGTCCGGCCCCCACAGCTTGAACCACCAGTCGGCACCCCATTCCTCGTCCACCTTGCGCATCGCGCGGCGGAAATCGAGCGCCTCGGCGATGGACTCTTCCACCAGCGCGGTGCCGCCGGGCGGCTCCATCATCGCGGCGGCCACGTCGCACGAGGCGATGATGGCGTACTGCGGCGAGGTCGAGGTGTGCATCAGGTAGGCTTCGTTGAAGCAGTCGCGGTCCAGCTTGCGCGACTCGCTGTCGCGCACCAGGATCTGCGAGGCCTGCGACAGGCCGGCCAGCAGCTTGTGCGTGGACTGGGTGGAGAAGATCATCGACTCCTTGGCGCGCGGCCGGCCGCGGCCGATGGCGTGCATGCTCTTGTAGAAATCGTGGAACGCCGCATGCGGCAGCCAGGCCTCGTCGAAGTGCAGCGCGTCGATCTTGCCGTCCAGCATCTCCTTCAGCATCTCGACGTTGTACAGCACGCCGTCGTAGGTACTCTGCGTGATGGTGAGGATGCGCGGCTTGCGCTTCTTGTCCTTGATGAACGGATTGGCATCGATCTTCTTCTGGATGGTTTCCGGCTCGAATTCGGATTTCGGGATCGGGCCGATGATGCCGAAGTTGTTGCGCGTCGGGGTCAGGAACACCGGCACCGCACCGGTCATCATGATCGCGTGCAGGATGGACTTGTGGCAGTTGCGGTCCACCACCACGATGTCGTCCGGCGCCACCATCGAGTGCCACACGATCTTGTTGGAGGTCGAGGTGCCGTTGGTGACGAAGAACAGGTGGTCGGCATTGAAGATGCGCGCCGCGTTGCGCTCGGAAGCCGCCACCGGGCCGGTGTGGTCGAGCAGCTGGCCCAGTTCGTCCACCGCGTTGCACACGTCGGCACGCAGCATGTTCTCGCCGAAGAACTGGTGGAACATGCGCCCCACCGGCGACTTCAGGAACGCCACGCCGCCGGAATGGCCCGGGCAGTGCCAGGAATACGAACCGTCCTGCGCGTAATCCACCAGCGCGCGGAAAAACGGCGGCGCCAGCGTATCCATGTACGACTTCGCCTCGCGGATGATGTGGCGTGCCACGAACTCGGGCGTGTCCTCGTGCATGTGGATGAAACCGTGCAGTTCGCGCAGGATGTCGTTCGGGATGTGGCGCGAGGTGCGCGTCTCGCCGTACAGGTAGATGGGGATGTCGGAATTCTTGAAACGGATCTCCTCGACGAATGCACGCAGGGTGCGCAGTGCAACCTCGGTCTCTTCCTCGCTGCCGGCACCGAACTCCTCGTCGTCGATGGACAGCACGAACGCCGATGCGCGGCTCTGCTGCTGCGCGAACGACGCCAGATCGCCGTAGCTGGTCATGCCGACGACCTCGATGCCCTCTTTCTCGATGGCATTAGCCAGCGCACGGATGCCATGGCCGCTGGCATTCTCGGAACGATAATCTTCGTCGATGATGATGATTGGGAAATTGAATTTCATGGATGACTCCCTGCTGGGGATTGCTTAATTAAGTGGCGCGGATTGTCGCAGGTTTCTGCGGCGACAGGGGAAATACGAAACCCGCTATTCGCGCGGCGGATAGGGATTCTTGAGCTGTGCCACCAGTCCCGCCAGCACCTGGCGGAACTGCTGTTCGTCGCAGCCCATCAGCACGGCATCTTCGAGTGCGTCCTGGCAGACCTGGCGGATCTCGGCGAGGTTCTCCTGCAGCACCTTGTTCTTCTCCACGCAGGCGATGACCTTGCCAGCAGGAGAGCGCCAGACGACTTGCTCGGCCAGCGCCATCAGATCTTCGGCAAGGTGACGCCCACCTGCCCCTGATACTTGCCGCCACGGTCCTTGTACGAGGTCTCGCACACCTCGTCGCTCTCGAAGAACAGCACCTGCGCCACGCCTTCGTTGGCGTAGATCTTCGCCGGCAGCGGTGTGGTGTTGGAGAATTCCAGCGTCACATAGCCTTCCCATTCCGGCTCGAACGGCGTGACGTTGACGATGATGCCGCAGCGGGCATAGGTCGATTTGCCCAGGCAGATGGTGAGCACATTGCGCGGGATGCGGAAGTATTCGACGGTGCGCGCCAGCGCGAAGGAATTGGGCGGGATGACGCAGTAGTCGGCTTCCACGTTGACGAACGAATTCGGGTCGAAGTTCTTCGGATCGACGATGGTGCTGTTGATGTTGGTGAACAGTTTGAATTCGCGCGAACAGCGGATGTCGTAGCCGTAGCTGGAGGTGCCGTAGGACACGATCTTGTGCCCGTTCACTTCCTTCACCTGGTTCGGCTCGTACGGCTCAATCATGCCGTGCTGCTCGGCCATGCGGCGTATCCACTTGTCTGACTTGATGCTCATCTTGCTTCCTTGACGGGTTTGTGCGGGCGCGATTTTACCCAATTCCGCAGCCGTGTGCGGGTTTTGCTACAATCGCGCCCTATTACAGGAACCGCGCCTCATGCCAAGAAAAATCCTCGTCACTTCCGCCCTGCCGTACGCCAACGGCA from Sideroxyarcus emersonii includes:
- a CDS encoding arginine/lysine/ornithine decarboxylase; this encodes MKFNFPIIIIDEDYRSENASGHGIRALANAIEKEGIEVVGMTSYGDLASFAQQQSRASAFVLSIDDEEFGAGSEEETEVALRTLRAFVEEIRFKNSDIPIYLYGETRTSRHIPNDILRELHGFIHMHEDTPEFVARHIIREAKSYMDTLAPPFFRALVDYAQDGSYSWHCPGHSGGVAFLKSPVGRMFHQFFGENMLRADVCNAVDELGQLLDHTGPVAASERNAARIFNADHLFFVTNGTSTSNKIVWHSMVAPDDIVVVDRNCHKSILHAIMMTGAVPVFLTPTRNNFGIIGPIPKSEFEPETIQKKIDANPFIKDKKRKPRILTITQSTYDGVLYNVEMLKEMLDGKIDALHFDEAWLPHAAFHDFYKSMHAIGRGRPRAKESMIFSTQSTHKLLAGLSQASQILVRDSESRKLDRDCFNEAYLMHTSTSPQYAIIASCDVAAAMMEPPGGTALVEESIAEALDFRRAMRKVDEEWGADWWFKLWGPDYLSEEGMAEREDWVLRTEDRWHGFGKLAEGFNMLDPIKATVITPGLDVDGDFADTGIPASIVTKYLAEHGVVVEKCGLYSFFIMFTIGITKGRWNTMVTELQQFKDDYDKNQPLWRVLPEFIAKNPRYEKIGLRDLCDQIHGIYKANDVARLTTEMYLSSMEPAMKPSDAFAKMAHGEIERVSIDDLEGRITAVLLTPYPPGIPLLIPGERFNKTIVDYLKFARDFNKRFPGFETDIHGLVAEKGNGDCVYYVDCVK
- the dcd gene encoding dCTP deaminase; translated protein: MSIKSDKWIRRMAEQHGMIEPYEPNQVKEVNGHKIVSYGTSSYGYDIRCSREFKLFTNINSTIVDPKNFDPNSFVNVEADYCVIPPNSFALARTVEYFRIPRNVLTICLGKSTYARCGIIVNVTPFEPEWEGYVTLEFSNTTPLPAKIYANEGVAQVLFFESDEVCETSYKDRGGKYQGQVGVTLPKI